From a region of the Macrobrachium rosenbergii isolate ZJJX-2024 chromosome 24, ASM4041242v1, whole genome shotgun sequence genome:
- the LOC136851851 gene encoding zinc finger BED domain-containing protein 5-like: MFAEINSLDISMQGRDRTLVGLSEKLSAFKGKLKLWMNKIKAGVSASFPSLNVFLEDEDFSLNQNIIVQHISKLITEFGHYISENANKYSWIRNPFDIEAEYLPEETANISKIQEQLIEIQYDETLHYNFKRQALSSFWVECKRAFSKLKIVKTRLRNSMPEENLESYTLLPTEKEMLDELDTEVIINRFAQSSCELKRLLLI; this comes from the exons ATGTTCGCTGAGATTAATTCCTTGGACATTTCAATGCAAGGTCGTGATCGGACATTAGTCGGGCTTTCTGAGAAACTGTCAGCATTCAAAGGAAAACTTAAGTTGtggatgaataaaattaaagctgGAGTGTCTGCATCATTTCCCTCCCTGAATGTATTTCTGGAGGATGAAGATTTTTCTCTCAACCAAAACATTATTGTGCAACATATATCCAAGTTGATCACAGAGTTCGGTCATTACATttcagaaaatgcaaataaatacagTTGGATAAGAAACCCCTTTGACATTGAAGCTGAATACCTGCCTGAAGAAACTGCAAACATCAGCAAGATACAGGAGCAGCTTATCGAGATTCAATATGATGAAACACTTCATTACAATTTCAAAAGGCAAGCACTGAGCTCTTTTTGG GTAGAGTGCAAGAGGgcattttcaaaactgaagatTGTAAAGACAAGGTTAAGAAACTCGATGCCTGAGGAAAACTTGGAATCTTACACGTTACTACCCACTGAAAAGGAAATGTTAGATGAACTGGACACTGAAGTAATTATTAACAGATTTGCACAATCCTCCTGTGAACTTAAGCGATTGCTCCTAATATAG